Part of the Oncorhynchus mykiss isolate Arlee chromosome 12, USDA_OmykA_1.1, whole genome shotgun sequence genome, tctgccccTAGCTCTATTCCTGGTCTGAATAGAGTGTAAATCATCTTCATCTTACCTACTGCTCCTGTTCAAAGTTCCCCTGGGGAAAGCAAAGTCTGTGTTCATGATTCCCCTGGGGAAAGCTAAGTCTGTGTTCATGATTCCCCTGGGGAAAGCTACGTCTGTGTTCATGATTCCCCTGGGGAAAGCTAAGTCTGTGTTCATGATTCCCCTGGGGAAAGCTAAGTCTGTGTTCATGATTCCACTGGGGAAAGCTAAGTCTGTGTTCATGATTCCCCTGGGGAAAGCTAAGTCTGTGTTCATGATTCCCCTGGGGAAAGCTAAGTCTGTGTTCATGATTCCCCTGGGGGAAACTAAGTCTGTGTTCATGATTCCCCTGGGGAAAACTAAGTCTGAATTCATGTGTCCGTGGTGGGGGCGTGTGTCCGTGGTGGGGGCGTGTGTCCGTGGTGGGGGCGTGTGTCCGTGGTGGGGCGTGTGTCCGTGGTGGGGCGTGTGTCCGTGGTGGGGGCGTGTGTCCGTGGTGGGGGCGTGTGTCCGTGGTGGGGCGTGTGTCCGTGGTGGGGCGTGTGTCCGTGGTGGGGGCGTGTGTCCGTGGTGGGGGCGTGTGTCCGTGGTGGGGCGTGTGTCCGTGGTGGGGCATGTGTCCGTGGTGGGGCGTGTGAGGTATTCCCAGGACCCCTGTATGTGTAACCTGCACTATCTCTCCTGAGGGAAAAACGACTTGTGTGTACAATGTGTTCTCTGGAGACGGCAGGATACGcacagtgtgtgcgtgtggtgcACTTTCAGGACCCAGTGTGTGTATCCTGCAGTATGTCTACTGAGGGGAAACCTGCAGTGTCTCACACTGATGAGGTCAAGCGTCAACCTTACTGTCAGGGGccgtttctctctttgtctccctccatctatcccactctagttctctctccttttccttcctGTCTTCCTTGTTTCAGGTTTTATTAGtcatatgtacaggatacacatggtatacaccgtccaatgaaatgcttactttcccGTGGCAACACCCCTCTTTCcttttccattctctctcccttcccccttctctctcccactgctgctcATCCCGCTCTGCATTCCTGGTGTATTAGCAGAAtaaacaggctgtgtgtgtgagggcgctGGGAAACTTGCGCATTTGAAGGCAAATATTTACATAAGACAGTGCAACCTCAGGCTTCATTCAAAATATGAAAGGGCATAACGAGCTACTAGTGTATATCAGTGCATCTCAAAGCTCCCGGTTAATCGCTGGCTGACGCTAGGAGCAGAGGTTGAGACAGTGCCTTCTCTCTACACAGGTCTTGGATCAGGCTAAAGGCTGAATACCTCTCATTCAGATGAGATATGTTTCTGGTCATAAGCCTGTAGGTTTTACAACGTGGCTGGTTATCAATGATTGATGCCATTTTAATTCAGTGGAGCTCAGAGAGGGAAATCTGTTGTCTTACTGTCTCCCTTTAACTCTcttactcactcactctttctctccgtctctttccctctcacactctttttctgtgtctctcctcctcctcttccctctctcctcctcttccctctctcctcctcttctctctctcttttctctgctcttctcactcctcctcctcctcctctctttctctctctctcttctctttctctctctctctcctccacttccctctctctctcctccacttctctctctcctctctcatccacttcactctctctctctctcctccacttccttctctctctctcctccacttccctctctctctctccctttaggGTGTTTGTAGAGAGACTGACTAACTCTTGCACAGCTTTCCCAGCCATTCTATCTGTGTaggcctgtctgtccctgtctgactCACTGATCTGGGGCCAGCAGGAGTTTACAACTGTGCCCATTCACTCACACTCCCATCAGTCTCCACCTGATTCCAGACCTGCCTGCCAGGATTGACTTTGGCTCCCCCAGCCTGGCTACTGATGAAAGACAAGGAGAGAAGTTAACGAGAgtttagacagacacacaccttaCACAGCACACAGGTGGTCAGGACCCTCATCAGGGATCAAAGGGCCTGAATCAGCTTAATTTGGACGAATCTTCTCCCTTTCTCCTATGATGTTGAGTTCAATGAGTCCATGTTATTTAGCCGACCTGAGTCACCCTTAGTTTGTTTTGGTCCAAAACCCATTATCATCTGTTAGTGGATTTCATAATATCACTATGTTTTGGTGTCACATCTGAATCACCTGCCTATTAGCTAGGTTACTCAACTCTCTTACCTGTCTGTGACAGTCTCTCTGGCCTGACTCATTTTTATCTTCCTTAACCCTTATATCGTACCTGTCTGttagtctgccccccccccccccccccccatctctctcatatctcttacctctatctctctctcctgactcacCTGTTTGTCTGTCCCTCCATTGGTACGACAGGTGAGGGCTGGCCCTCTaaagaggaagtgtgtgtgtggtgaagcaGCAGGTGCCTGGCGGGTTAATGGTATAATGGCAAACGGTGTAAAGAAACGGTTACACCAGAGCGCAGGTATGAGGGTGTGACGAGATCCTGGAGGTCCTCCAGATTCACCTGTCCTCCTAGTCCAAGCCCCACCTGCTGgaaagtgggagggagggaagaagagaggtgtGCCGTGCCGTGGTAGCTCTTTGCAGAACGAAGGTATGAGCTGAGAGCAGTGTGTGATACTGAGTGCGTTAGCTGCTTCGTGGGAAAGATTGACTTGGATTGAATACAGTAGGCTGGATCTCTTGGCGTTATTTTGGTTCTGTGGAATATCTCACAAAATTCCATTGTAGCCTACTGCTCCCTTGGTATGTGATCCTTTATAATACTTTGTGTGAATTTACAGTTAAGATCCATCATGACAGTGGTATTTCAAACAAGGTGGATGGATGTGAGACATGAACTTGAATGTTATTTCTCAAATGGTGACAGTGGAATTTCAAACAGTGTGCGTGTTGAGGTGAATGTCATGCTGTGCTCTGTCTGTGCTGCTGAGACCCAGGCCAGACCCAGGCTAGCTCAGGTATGTGTAAAGGTACGCCAGGCTCATGACTCTCTGTAGGTGTTGTTTTCAGTCACGACTGACTCACACACCATGGCCAACACTTAAACTGtcagcaaggtgtgtgtgtgtggctgacatGACACACAGAGGTCAAAGCCACTGGGAACACTTACAGGGAGACCTATCTGAGGAACGACCGGAATGCCAGATTCCCTGAATCCACTGCGGCCAGCTCTGGCTACGGAATAAACTGTTTATCTGAAACCGTCAAGGAACTTACAGTTTGAGCGCCAGCAAACGATGGGAGAGGGGGTTGAAGGGACCATCTGGATGTCATTATTCAGAGGGGAGGGTGATTAGTCCCTGTTGTGATACTGATTGTCTTTCTCATCATACTGtcctatcgtgtgtgtgtgtgtgtgtgtgtgtgtgtgtgtgtactcttacATTTGTTTTAACatgtatgtgcgtgtgtctgcAAGTGGATGTACGTgtcttgggtgtgtgtgttttgagaaaCCAAATCTGGCTTTATCAGCACTGATTGCTCTCGCTGTGTTAGAGGAAGGGAAGTGCATGTACGTGTGCATGTGTGGGGTATGGCTGCCAGGTCTGTAGGACCCATTTCTGTTGAGAGTTCGACGGTCTCTCCGGGATTTCAACCACTTCCGAACGCCTGTTGACAAAGAGCCTAGGGAAGAACATGTAAGCGGACTTTCTCTTTCAAAGTTGTTTTTACGAATACTTGAACTTGTTTTAGCTGTCTCTCACCAATGTTCAGTAACTTCCCCGCGAAAGATTGCGTCCAGAGAATCACCTCTGGTTCACACAGAGATGGGAGTTGTCTTGTTTTGTCAGGAGAAAGCTCagatcccctttctctctctatgttctgACCGAATCCTGAACATCCTCATATCCTGTGTTTGATTCCAGCCaaaggccaacacacacacacacacacacacacacacacacacgcacatttaCTTCCCAAACCCCTGCACAGCCAGTCACACAGCTGTAGGGGGCAAGGCTCACTCTGGCTTGCGCTATCTGCTCACGGCCAAACCTGAGAGGGAGGAAACGACTTGACTgaaagtgcccccccccccatttcacaTTCCCAAAACCCtcgcccctcctcctcccctgagTGGCCCCTGCGGCCATGCGTGTGGGACCCCACCCCCATTATTGAGGCTGGTTGGTTGAGAGTGGCTCTTCCTGTTGCAGAGTGGCTGGGGCTAAGCGACGTGGACCAGCGCCTCTACGTGTTGGAGCGCCTGGAGGAACTGGTGAAGCTACAGGACCAGCAGGAGACCCCCACCGGACCCCCCAGAGACCCCCATCTCGGTACCTGTCATGAGCAGCAGAGCCCAGTGAAAGCAGTGCCGGAGGAGCCCAGTGAGAGCAGCCACACAGGTAGGTGACCAGAGGGAGCGagtagaataagtctagggggggggggggggtggggtataGAAGATGGCAGGGGTTACAAAatcacagaggggggggggggggggggggggggggggtgtagaggaaTAATTAACGAGCAGATTTTTAACGAGCCAGTACAGTTTTGATTTCAAGCAACCCAACACAATTCATCTGGCACAGTAGTAGTTTTACCCTTTTCATGAATATGATTGAGCGGAAGTAGACGATTCTGAATGCCAATGTTAGTTCATGAATTAGcatcagtatagtagagactacTATGTGAAAGTAAAAGGAGTTAAGAAATGCCCCCGCCTGCTCGGTGTCCAGTCTAGtgtgctgcctgcctgtcagATTCCCTACATCCTCTGTATACAGGACGCAGGCAGCAGTcttttaaataaatcactgtgTCTCGCTGTGTCAAAAACCAATGCCTTCTTTCATGCCACTGCATCCTTCATTTCTCTCCCCGTTTATTTTCAgttgtttgtgttttgtttctgTTCCATCCTCCATTTGTCCATTGTCCTGGTTGGTACTAGTTGGTTCTGAAGAGGGCGAGTCAGAAAAAGGAGAAGAGCAGCAGGAAATAGCAGTGGAAGTATGTCGGGGAGAGTATACTACCATTGTGACATTAatttttctctcttttccttcTTCGACTTGGAAGAGAGCCCGGCGGGCGGATGTCCCAAAGCTGACTttcttatatttatttatttaccacaGATGTTTCGGAAAAAAGCTTCGTCCTCCTTGAGAATGAGAAGAATATCAGAAAGCAATAGATGTAATAATTTCACCTTCATTACTTTGTAGATGGTGCCTCTTTAACCACTAGAACTCTTAAATGGCATTCAAAGTCGTCAGTGGAAACCACTCCATAGAACCCAgtttgggagaaaaaaaacacaaaaaaacatgaaaGAAGTCTGAGTTTCTAAATAGCTCCTTAATCTAGTGAAGCCCTTAAAGCATAACACTTGCTTGTGGCTTTTTATTGGATGAAGTTAAAGAGTACATTTTAACTCTCCGGAAATGAGTGTGTTTGATTTAGACCTGCGTGTTAGCTAATTAACAGCTAACATGCCCTGGGTGGTTTCTACTTTATgactttgaatgttttttttactaAAACATGTTTGCCTTCCCCTACTGTATGATTGTCTAATGTCTACCAATCACAATGCCTAGCTTGGGATCAAAGAGTTTTTCGATTTTCGAATCAACGGTTTTGCCTTCTGCAAATGATCTGCTGGGTAATGATAAAATGAGTCGGGAGTAATTAAAATGGGCACGATTCATTCGACGATAGTAGTGCTCACTGCATGTTGACAGTAAAAGTCTGATGTCCTGTCCTACACAAGGGGAATGGGGTTACAGTATACGCTCCTGGGTGGTCCTTAACGCTCTGACTCTGGGATTTAGGACCATGTAATCGGTTGGTTTGGGTGACCTTCAATTTGGCCTGACTATAAGTCAGTATTTCTGCTGACGATGGTGTTGTATAGTCATATGTTTAATTTGGCTCTAAATAGCTTTGGAAACCGACATTTGTAAGCACCCAATTTGACCTTTTAAAACCCATAAAATACCTTCCAATGCTACTCATTTGTCAAAGTGAGTTTTGGGTTGATATGCTTTTTTTCTGGTTTGGGCTGAACTACCTCTTGAGTGGTTGTGGGGCGGTTCACATCTTCTCCAGTTTTCTCAGAGGATCGTGGTGGTTTTGTCTGTTTGTCATTGTTTTCATCTCCATTCTGTTTCACCTTAACATCACTTATGTCTGGTGTTCAGTGTGCTCAGCTATGGCCCTCATGAGTGTTGGGGGTGGTTGGTAAATGGCTTGTGTGTTCTCTgactgcctctcctcctctcgctcactctctctccacctttcacccttctctcccccatctcctctctccctgctgtcACCAACTCCATCTCAACCCCTCTATTCAATCCCTTCTCGACTCATcgccctcctcccctcacccACCCTTCTCCGTCCCAATCTCCCGTCTCTCAGGGAACATCGACCGCGGGCGCAGTTCGTCCTTCCATGAGGTGCGTGGTCTTCGGGAGGCTGAGATGAGGGCGGCGGCCGACGAGACGtccagcagcagcagtggcagcAGCAACACCGTCCTGCAACGACTCCTCCAGGAGCAGATGCGCTATGACGAGGGACGCAACTACCAGCTGGCCATGCAGGAGCAGCAACGGCAGCGGCAGCAGCAGGAAGGAGGGGTGAGCGGGGGCTACCCGGGCCAGGGAGGCCCCAACGACGACCGGCACGACTCCATGGTGCCCCACATCGCACGGCAGGAGCCCCAGGGACAGGAGCTGCAGGCAGACAGTGGCATGGAGAAACTGGGCTCCCGCGGTGGGGGAAGTAGTGGAGTAGGAGGGATGAGTGGTGCTGGGGGAGGGAGCGGCCAGGGCCCCAACCCAGAGGACTTACCCACCTACGAGGAGGCCAAGGTGCAGTCGCAGTACTTTCGCGGCCACCCGCACCACCAGCTACatcaacaacagcagcaacaacaacaacaacaacaacaacaacaacaacaacagttgcCTCCGTCGGTGGGCGCAGCATTTTACGTGACTGCCGTAACCAACAATGGCAAGGTGCGTACGGAGGGGCGTCCCACGGTTCAGCGTCTGAGCAGCGGGGGAAAGGTGCACCAGGACGACGGGCTCAAGGACCTGAAGCAGGGCCATGTGCGCTCCCTCTCCGAGCGCCTCATGCAGCTCTCGCTGGCCACCAGCGGGGTCAAGGCCCACGCCCCTGTCACTAGTGCCCCTCTTTCCCCCCAGCTGCCCCCTCCGGGTCCGCCGGGGGACTACTACAAGCCCTCGGGCCAACACCGGGGCCCCCCACCTGACTACCCCTTCAAGAACATGGGCTCCTCTTCCAAACAGCTGCCGCAGCATCAGGAACAAGGTGGGCACTATTACCAGGACCATCGGCCAAGGGAGCAGGGCAGGAACGAGGTGCCACACGTCCGCTACCAGCCTCCGCCAGAGTACGGCTCTTTCAGGTGAGTAAGATTAACAGACCGCCCCCCTGTTCTGACTCActggctgtctgactgtctgatggAACATCCTGCCTGTCTGAGCTATATCACTTTTACGATAGTATCAAACTTTTAATAGTGCCATGTTGTTGATGTGGCTACCAGTACTTAAGTAACAAAAACTGATAGTCTTGGTTAATTGAATGACACACACCTGGCTCAGCTGAGAAACACACTCCTAACATGACCCTAGAGAGACAGACTGCCCTCTGTCTGCTGGTTATTTATTTAAAGTCTCTTCTGGGGTGGCATCCAGAACTTCAACAAATTACATACCCACTGTGTCTTGAGCTTTTTTAGACAAGGCAACATGATTGAGAGCTTCTCCTCTAACATTCGAAGGGGTGATTTAGGCTTTTAGGGGTGATTGTGACTTAGGGTCattgcctacacacacacactgctagagGGTGACTTACTTGTCCTATCCATATATCATCCTGCCTGCCTGGCCGCCTGcctgtctggctgcctgtctgcctccctgacTACCTGCCTGTCTGGCTGCCTCCCTATctggctgcctgtctgcctccctgacTACCTTCCTGTCTGGCTGCCTCCCTatctgactgcctgtctgcctccctgacTACCTGCCTGTCTGGCTGCCTCCCTATctggctgcctgtctgcctccctgacTACCTGCCTGTCTGGCTGCCTCCCTATCTGGCTGCCTGTCTTGCCTCCCTGACTACCTGCCTGTCTGGCTGCCTCCCTATctggctgcctgtctgcctccctgactacctgcctctctacctgcctgcctgcctacctacatccctccctacctGCCAGACGGTCTGTTTAGGTGAACAGGTTTCTTGATTAGCTGGAAAGCTGATGAGGAAGACCTgttgtttctctcacacacactgagccagtTGTCGGGATAGAGGGGATAGACACATCCGGTTCTGCCTGTTTTCCCTCCTGCTTGATCATTTGTTTACCTGAAAGTAAATAATTGGCAAACCGCTATGAATACCGCAGCATTTTAATCATCAGCTGAAACCTGTGGCGACACGATCGTTCGCTCTCTGATGACGTCTCATGTAGACAGGAATGTTTGCTTATTTCCAAAGTGGTTCACAATAGTTTTTAGGTCAGTTGAAAAAAAATTTGTTGGCTTCTGGCAGGTGAATCACCATAGTTTACATTAAACAGATCGTATCATTGTCTATGTTTTGCCtggttatatatttatataaacaaGCACTAAGATATAAGTTATGTTAATATCTATGGACTGTTAGTCAGCTGTGCTTGAGTGACCCAAAGACCCACATACAGTCAACAAACGAACATTCCATTAGTGATAACCTCTCTGATTGGCCTGTCGTATCCACAGGTCCAATAAGGAGAGCTCCGTCCACTCCCAGAGGTCGGTCCATCACCACAGCCCCACCTCCTCGGTCACCTCAGTGGGCTCTCTGTCCCGAGCCCAGTCCTCCACCCTCGGTAGTCTCCTCAGCGCCTCccacccctcccacacacacccccacccccaggGGGACCCCTACGCCGCCATGGCTCCCCGAAGCCCCCAGGGCCCTGGATCACACCAGGGAGACCCATATTGTCCCGGGCCCATGCACCCTCCAATTCAGAGGGGCCACAGCTTCCCACACGACCCCTACGGCTCCACCTCCAGGATGCACCACCAGCAGCACCACCAgtatcaacaacaacagcagcaacaacaacaactccaacaccagcaccaacagTACCACTCCCAGTCATCCCAGGGCCACCCTCCCCAGCACTACCCCCACCCCCAGGGGGACCCCTTCGCCATGATGTCCCGCGCCCAGCAGATGGTGGACATGGTGTCAGAGGAGAACCGGCTGCTCAAGCAGGAGATGGAAGTGTGCTGCGAGAAGGTCACCAAGCTGCAGAAGGTAAAAGGGGGACAAATGTAGATCTGACATTTTTGAATGGGTATAAACAGTATGGTTATAGTTCCACCTTCTTCTGCCATATTGCATACACCAATCCTTTTAGATCAACACGTACCTAAGGACtagcccccccctctctccccggtCAGTTGGAGACAGAGATCACGCTGGTGTCGGAGGCCTATGAGAACCTGGCCAAGTCATCCACTAAGAGGGAGGCTCTGGAGAAAACCATGAGGAACAAGCTGGAGCTGGAGGTGCGCAGGCTGCACGACTTCAACAGGGACCTCAGAGGTGAGAGGCCATAAACAGCTGGAATATCCAAGGCATGCATAGTTTAATGTTCAAAGGATACCTGTTCATGGATTTATGGCAGTAGATTAAACCTATTCCATGCATTACTTTTTTGTGAGCAAAAAGTGTGTCCTTTCTGCATTGGATTTAGATGACTTGGGTTTAGCCTGCATATTTGTTCAGTAATGTATTTATTCATATTCAGAAGCCAGGCTTGGTTTGCATTGATTCCATTGTTACGTTTGATTTAACTGGATTTTCTGAGGACTTGGAGATATCCAGCTTCCACCAATTCCATCTGGTCCTATTTATAAGCATTTGACTGGAGTGCTGTGATGTTATTGAAACTGGTGTTGTTCATAATGTTACTTTATGCTACACTCCAACCTTTTTATCCATGAGTCTGGAAGAGAACATATAGAACTAGacgatgctgttggttcattgactattttttaattgaacttttatttaactaggcaagtcagataagaacaaattattatttacaatgacagcctatgaacagtgagttaactgcctcgttcaggggcagaacgacagatttttaccttgtcagctcggggattcaatctagcaaccttttggtaactggcccaacgctctaaccactaggctacctgccgcccctgtaCAGGGCGGCTTACAGACttagcctacaattatagtgaatttgtatttgattttgaatagcctagtagtGGGGCATTTTTTATATGTTTATAATAaataggctgacacattacctttagctacagaatatctcaccaccatgcatttccatctcctcctctctctccttcagtccttTCTCCAGCGCgcagagagaggggctgtcaacagtttaatgaaatatgttttgttataaaaacatgttactatcaatgttcccgaacagatttcacttggctTCCCAAATTAGACAGTGTGTAGTTACAGGCATActgttggagagcccatggtatacagagtttgccccccccccccccccccccccccccactgttccctcccatttgataatgggccattctaaatcatTTTCAAGACAAGTTTAAATTGAgtttaaattgagaatagtctgatgggtgaaaatatgatcattTGAATGAGAGAACAGCATTTGCAGCCAGAGTCAAGAACTAGATCGCAAGCTTTTTATGGTCGCATCatcacttttacgctcaacatagTCACTTCACATGCGCACTCGCTCTGtaatgggaaaaatatcctttccaTTATATTCTTTTTACTATGAAATCATAGTATTTAGTGTCTTTgggaggtattcagaccccttgactttttccatatgttgttatgttacagccttaatctaaaatggattaaatcatgtttctcatggtctgagagtcttaaggtgcctttcggcaaactccaagcgtgctgtcatttattgaggagtggcttccttttggccactaccataaaggcctgattggtggagtgctgcaagagaaggttgtctttctggaagattctcccatctccacagaggaactctagagctctgtcagagtgaccatcaggtttttggtcacctccctgactaaggccgtTCTCCCCTGACTGCTCAATTTGGCGGGGCGGCCAGcttattacatgtatttagttaACTTTTTTAAATGTTCAAAAGGCACATCAGCGGCTTGTAGGCCTGGAGGCCTGGAGGCTTGTAGGCCTGGAGGCTTGTAGGCCTGGAGGCCTGGAGGCTTgtaggcctggagatgctaaacgtgtttatatTCATTAACAGTACATTACCGTGGGACCGGCAGACTTTTGCATGACATTAACCGGCTGACACATTTTCATGACCGGCACAGCCCCAGTATTGACTTTGGCACAGTGGAAAAGTACTGAGCAAACGTAAAAGAGCAATCAATTGGTCGATCTGTCAATGAATCAATATGATCAATAAATTGGATATGTTAGTGTTTTACAGGCAGTCCAAAGTCTCAACTTCATATCTTTACTATAAAGCAGACCATAGACCCTTAGCACTCCAATCCTCACACTCTGTTTCTGTAGGAATTTCTGAGCTGAAGCCGAGTGGGTGGGGGCAGTTTCATGTCTCTAGTCTCTACTTCACTGGGCTCTTCAGTCCTGCAGAGGAAAGAAAAACCTCCATTCATGGCTCACTGCCCAGACCGGGTCCATGGGGAGATTCCAAGCTTTTACAACAAATCGCATATAACTTTTTTGGGGGGTCTTTCCTTCCTCTATTTTTTCCCCCTATTGTATTGGCAGCCGTACACATGTGAAATGGATCTTGCTCCACATTTGGGGGTTTAGGCTAAACGTATACCTCAGTCGTTGTTGTGTTTTGAGAAACACGGAACTGAAATGGAACAACTGAATATTTGTTTCTGGAATGCTCTCTGTATGTTTTATGACCCAGCCTAGTTGACTTAACACTCAACAAAATAGTATTTTAAAGATGCAAAATGCAGatatcgctccgccatttcctggttgctaaaattctaatagtttgcctattttcagtttgtgacaaaacaagcaatgtatagtgtagagaatcatcgtaccatctaaaccgctgtgaaatatctgTTCAATAatcc contains:
- the LOC110537533 gene encoding angiomotin isoform X4; translation: MFRKKASSSLRMRRISESNRWNIDRGRSSSFHEVRGLREAEMRAAADETSSSSSGSSNTVLQRLLQEQMRYDEGRNYQLAMQEQQRQRQQQEGGVSGGYPGQGGPNDDRHDSMVPHIARQEPQGQELQADSGMEKLGSRGGGSSGVGGMSGAGGGSGQGPNPEDLPTYEEAKVQSQYFRGHPHHQLHQQQQQQQQQQQQQQQQQLPPSVGAAFYVTAVTNNGKVRTEGRPTVQRLSSGGKVHQDDGLKDLKQGHVRSLSERLMQLSLATSGVKAHAPVTSAPLSPQLPPPGPPGDYYKPSGQHRGPPPDYPFKNMGSSSKQLPQHQEQGGHYYQDHRPREQGRNEVPHVRYQPPPEYGSFRSNKESSVHSQRSVHHHSPTSSVTSVGSLSRAQSSTLGSLLSASHPSHTHPHPQGDPYAAMAPRSPQGPGSHQGDPYCPGPMHPPIQRGHSFPHDPYGSTSRMHHQQHHQYQQQQQQQQQLQHQHQQYHSQSSQGHPPQHYPHPQGDPFAMMSRAQQMVDMVSEENRLLKQEMEVCCEKVTKLQKLETEITLVSEAYENLAKSSTKREALEKTMRNKLELEVRRLHDFNRDLRERMDTANKQLAAKEWEGTEDNRKTISQLLTQNKETVREKEKLEIELNSLHSSTDDQRRHIEIRDQALNNAQAKVVKLEEELKKKQVYVEKVERMQQALAQLQAACEKREQLEHRLRTRLERELESLRMQQRQGGSQSSSSGQEYNVTALMEHLREKEERILALEADMTKWEQKYLEESVMRQFALDAAASVATQRDTSSSMISHSASSSYEQQLSVEARIQKEEEEILLANRRCLDMESRIKNLHAQIIEKDAMIKVLHQRSRKDPNKDRDAAATMRPSKSLMSIANTGGSGLLSHSLGLSSSPITEERKDSSWKGSLGVLLGPEYRTDSISSSPSPVLPLTAGHSKTGSRDSCTQTDKGQNQEASSKPSTPALQSTTLPSRLSSPSPVYIPDRIADVPVFHSSTLERRVLPQSHPQATSAPQQEDNDMVEILI